The region CAGCTAGTCCAAAAACAACCGCAATCAGTCGTTGTGACAAGCGATCCGTCAAACTTACGAAATCACTTTTTTGATAACTTTTCTGATCAAGGTCAGTGAACAGCTTACCAATTTGACTTTGTTCAAAATGGGAAACAGCACGAACTGTGACACTCTCGCTTAAAAGCTGTGTCCCGCCCAATAAAGTCATTCCAGCGCTATAGACTTGAGGTAACGATTCCCCATTAAAGAGTGATAAGTCCACTGTGGCTTGTTCGCTGAGTAATTCGCAATCCGTTGGCAGAGTTTGCCCTTGTTTTAACAAAATGCGATCACCCATCTTAATTTGGTTCCAAGGAACTAAAGAAGTGTGGGAGTCCTCGATGCGTTCGTATGTTTGATCCTTGAAGTAAGTTTGCATTCTTGCGGGTGCAAGATAGTTTTGCTGCACTCTTTTTAGTAAATATCTTGCGCTCAGAATCAGAAATAAAAAGCTGGCAGTGCTGTCATAATAGATTCCGTCCTGCTTCTGAATAAAATTCCAAGTGGAAAAAACAAAACCGCTCAGCATAGCGATGGTGATAGGCAAGTCCACATTCATCATGCGGAATTTCAAAGCATTCACGGATCCTTGGTAAAACGGAATGGCGCTGTAAAATAAAATTGGTAAAAACAAGGCCAAGCCCACAGCATTGAACACGTGAGCCCACGAGCCTTCAAGTCCAGCGTAAATGGGAATCGTGAACAACATAATGTTGCCCGCACAAAAACCTGCAACAGCGATGCGCTTTAAAAAGGTGCGATTTTCCTCTTTGTATTTTTCTTGGATGTTGTCCTCAGGACTCAAGATTTTAGGAGTGTAACCAAGCTCTGCGATACTTTGAACAGCTTTCGCCAAAGACGCATCCTTGCTTAATTTTACTGCAATAGTGGACTGACCGAAGTTTGCGCGGGCCTCTAGGATACCAGGACAAAATTCTGGAAGCTTTTCTAAAAGGTGCACACAAGAAGAACAGTGCATGCCTTCGGCAAAGATAAGGTAGTCGTAATCCTTACTCTCATCCTGTTTATAAAGTGCTTTAAACTGCGGCTCATCCAAGTACGCAAAGGGATTTGCTTCCGCTAAGTTCAGAGGACCTACTTGGGTATCAAGGACCTTGCATGCTTCACAACAGTACTCGGCTCCATCAGAGGGGCTTTGACAGTATTTACAATTGAGTTGCCGATCTAGCTCCATGTGAACAGCTCCTAACATGTGCTTGAGATTGTTATCGGGTAAACGTGCGAAATTAGCAATGATGGCAGTCATACTGTCTACAAAATCAACAGGGGGTGGAGAGGAAAAATTGCTGGCATGATAGAGACAAAAGTACCATTTTTCGGCACAGCATTTCACATGTTTTCACGCATAAAAAAGGCTTCGCTTTCACTGTCATTTGTCTGATACTTTAAAGCTCGTTCAGCTTTGGGAGGCCTTATGAAATTGTTGCGTGTTTTTGCACTGATAGGAGTCATGGGGAGCATGGCTTTGACAGCTTGTGGAGGCGCGGACCAATTTACAGCATATAATACCCAAGGCGATGACAATTCTCCCGCGGCTTTTTCTAATCAAAGCATTCAAGACGAAGGCACGGACCTATGGGCGTTGCCAACTCAAAAAGCGACAGTAGGGAAACCTGAGAATTTTCCAACTCCGGCTCATCCACCAACTGTGGTCGAAGAAGGGGATCCAACTTCTGCTCAAGTTTCTACGCTTCCTACGCAACCGGCGACAGTGGACCCCAACGCAGAAACTCCCGCGACTCCCACTCATGGCCAAGTCTCTGAAGATCAAATTGCGAAAGATCGTCCCGCTTCCAAAGACGTTCAAGGCACTTCGTCGCTAAAACCGACCGTTTATTTTTTTCCCGTTTTTGATGAAGATAAAAAAACTTGTTCTGATTCTGAAAAAGTCACTTTGCACGGGCAGGGTGGTAAAGCTTTGATTCGTGTTTGCAAAAAGAACTCTTTGGCTTGTGGTCTGCAAGGTTCTTGCACGATCAAACAAAAAGGTAAAATTCGCATGTTGAATATTTTGGCTCGTATCAAGGGTCAGAATCGCTACTTCGAAATCAACCGCGAGGAATGCAAATATGGTTATGGTGTTTCCAGTGTATGCTTGGATCCATTCCACACATTGGCAGCTGACTTAAGTGTTTATAAACTGGGAGAAGTTATCTATATTCCATCGGTGATCGGTTTGATCTTGCCAGACGGTTCTTTGCACGATGGTTATTTTATCATCCGCGATAAGGGCGCTGGTATCAATGGGCGTGGTCGCTTTGACTTCTACTCAGGATTCGTACCATGGTACGAAAAAACAAATCCATTCAATCGTATTGGTTTGGCTGATAAGAATACAGCAGTACCATACCTAAGAATCACGGGTGCAAAAGCAGCCGAGATCAAAGCCCGTCGCGCTTTTCCTCGCATTCCTGCTGATAATCAGCCTTTAAAACCTGCTAACAACTAAAGCTTCGAACGACCGAGCTAGAGACGCTCGGTCGTGCTTGGGGTTTTTGTTTTAATTTTTAAAATCGGATTATCCGGGGATCCCCACGGTGACGAGGGTGGGAGATAGGATTTTTTGGACTTCCTGGGGGGAGAGGCCTACGAGGAAGCCTCTTTTGCCGCCGTTGATGTAGATTTTCGGGAGCGCTAGGATTGTTTCTTCCATGTAGATGGGCATTTTCTTTTTGGTGCCGAAGGGGGAGGTGCCTCCAACTTGGTAGCCTGTGTGGCGGTCGGCTACTTCGGGTTTGCAAGGGGTGATGGATTTTTTGCCTAGGGTTCTAGCTAGGTTTTTTGTAGAGACTTGCATGTCTCCGTGCATGAGGACGACCAGTGGCTCTTTGTTTTCGTCTTCCATGATCAGGGTTTTGATGACGGCGTGTTCTTCAACTCCCATTTCTTTGGAGGAGTGGGCTGTGCCGCCTTTTTCCAGATACGTGAAGAGGTGATAAGTGAGCTCTACGCCGTGCTTTTCTAACTCACGCAACGCCATGGTCATTGGAGGTTTTTCTTGATGGCTCATACGCGGGGCTCCGTTGATGTTGTGATTTCCTCTTTTTTCAAATCTTTGGCATCGATGTACGTTCTGATTTGGTCTTCGCGTAACACCTCTGAAAGCTGCTGTACCCCTTGTCTTGCTGTATCCAAGAACAGTTTTTGATCGTGACGGACTTTGTATTGTTCCGCCAGCATCAATTCGTCATGACGGTGGAATCGTTCAATCACAGCGCGAGCACGCTCTGAAGGAAAGCCTAGATCCACCAGTAATTCCTTCGTTAGCAATAAACTTGATTCCAAAGTTTCGCGGCGGATGTGGCTCATCTCGATGCCGATATCCAGTAAATCGAAAACGTGAGCGCGATTTCGTGCGCGGACATAGATTTTCAAATTTGGATAGTGTTCTTTGGCCATTTTCGCGAGTTGTTTTGACGTATCCACATCATCAACCGCGATGATCAAAAATTTCGCTTTACCGGCCCCCGCGGCAGCCATGATTTCGTGGCGAGAAGCATCGCCGTAATAGACCTTGTTGCCAAACTTTCTTAAAAGTTCAATTTGCTCTGGATCGTGATCAATGGCGGTGAACTTGATTTCTTGGGCTCGCAAGATACGGCCGAAGATCTGACCGAAACGGCCAAAGCCCGCAATGATAATGTCGTTATCATCAGCTCCTTCGAAGCTGTCCCATTCTTGTTTTGGTTTGTGAGTGGCCATCCATGCTTCGATGCGTGCATTCGCTAAAATCACAAACGGACTTAAGATCATCGATAACGTCACAATCAAGGTCAGCGTGTCTGATAGTTCGGGAGTTAAGACATTGGATGTTTGACCGACACCAAAAATGACGAAAGCGAACTCACCCCCTTGGGCTAAGTAAGCGGCCATGTTTCGCGAAGCGGCTGTGTTGAGTTTTAAGACGCGGCCCACTCCATACAACATGATGGCTTTTACCATCATGTACATCAAGGTCGCAAAGATCACGAACATAGGATTTTTCATAATCAGTGCCAGATTCACGGACATCCCGACAGAGATAAAGAAAAGACCCATCAACAAACCTTTAAACGGTTCAAGGTCGGCTTCCAATTCGTGGCGGTATTCTGATTCAGATAAAAGCACTCCGGCTAAGAAGGCTCCTAAGGCCATCGAAATCCCCATGTGCTCCATCAAGTAAGCAACACCAATGACGATTGTTAAGGTCACCCCCGTGAATAATTCGCGACTGCGCAAAGCTGCCACTTGGCGCAAGAACGGTCCCATCAAGGTGTAATTGAAGATTAACAATCCTAAGAAAATTCCCAAAGCCCCCAGCCAATTGACTTCGCCTTGAGTCGTTGCTTGAACCAATCCCAACGTGGGAATGATGGCTAAGGCTGGGATCGCAAGAACGTCTTGCATTAAAAGAATTGCAAAAGAGGATCTTCCAAATTCCGTGTTTAAAACTTTACGCTCAGACATGGCCTGCAGCGCAAACGCCGTTGAGGAGAGGCTCAGTGCAAAGCCTGCCACCCAAGCGCTGTTCCAAGAGGCTCCCAGGGATTTTACAAGCACACCCAAGGCCAGGGTGCAGACGAGCATCTGCAACCCCCCAAAGCCCACCAAAGTTCGCTTCATAGCCAATAGTTTTTTGGGTTGAAGTTCCAAACCAATCAAGAACAAAAGAAACACCACACCGAACTCTGCCAGATTCTGAGCGGCTTTGACGTCGACGATCAGATGGGCCCCTTGAGGGCCGATTAAGATCCCCGCAGCCAAGTAGCCAAGAATGCTTCCCAGGCCTAATTTTTGAAAAATGGGTACAAGGATCACCGAGGATCCCAAGAATGCAAGGGCTTGAAGTAAATGCGCGTGTTCTAACATGTCAAAAATCGTAGCAATTGCTCTAGCTTAAACCAAGATAAAAAGTACAGCACCTGTGCTGGTATTTAATCACACCACACTGTCCCGATTTAACAAGTGTCCCGTTTACGAAAATTTCATTTTGGGTTTCAGGGGAGTGGGTGTAGAACCCAGCTCGAAATTGATTAACGACTCCGACAAAGTTGGGGTATATCCGGTGGGGTTTTACAATGGAAACTATGAAGCTTTTGGTATCAGGTGTCTTGGCAGCAGCGACACTTTCTGCATGTGCTCCAAACAACAATAACGGGACAGTCAACGCGGATAACAACGCCCAAATCATCGGTGGCGAGGAAGTCAAAACTGGATCACGCGTGATGCGTGCGACCGTGGGTCTGTACGACACGAAAGTGGGCGCCTTGTGCTCTGGCACTTTGATCGCAGATAATATCGTGTTAACGGCTGCTCACTGTGTAGGCCCAAATCCCAAAGCCATGATGGTGTTCTTTACGGGTAACGTTGAAAAAGCAAAAAAAGACCAAGTTCGTATCGTAGATGCTGCCATCGTGAACAAAGACTATGATTCAAAACGTTCGCAAAATGCGGGTGACATCGCTCTTATCAGATTTGCTGGCACTGCGCCGGCAAGCTATACGCCAGCTAAAATTTTGAAAAACTCGGGTTCCTTGCGTGAAGGAACAACAACGGTTGTTGCGGGCTACGGCTTGAATCGTTCATGGGTTGTTAAATCCGGTGCTGGTGTTTTAAGAACGACAACATTGACGATTGCAAATCCAGATTTCACGGCCACTGAAACTTCTTTGAATAATACGTGGAAACGTGGGGTGTGCTCGGGTGACTCTGGTGGTCCGGCGTACCTTGATGTGAATGGCGAACTTCAAGTTTGGGGTGTTGCAAGTAAGTCAGATGCTTTGCCGTCCCGTTTGACTCCTGATTGCTTTTTAATGTCTATTTATACTCGTGCTGACATCTACGCAAAGTGGATCGCCGACAACATGGCTGATCTTAAAGCTAAATAAATAATTTGCTGAAAATGATTAGATGAAAGGGAGATCAGAAGTGATCTCCCTTTTTTCGTCTCGTTCGTCACAGTCATTCAGTTTGGAGATCTAAATTCTTTGTTGTTGGATTGCAAATAAAGTCCTGTGCTTTGTCAGAAATGTGGCCATGGATTTATAGCGTGGTGATTTCCCCTTAGAATTGGGGGGAGGTCGAATATGCGTATTTCTGACGTCTCCATTCGTAATGCGGTCTTTTCTTGGATGCTCTTTGGAGCATTCATTATTTTTGGTGCGATCTCGTTTTTTCGATTGGGAGTGAGTCAGCTCCCTGACGTCGACTTTCCGGTGGTGAATGTTTCAATCACTCTTCTGGGGGCGGCCCCTGAAATTATGGAAACGTCCGTGGTCGATCCTGTCGAGGACGCTTTGTCATCTGTTGAAGGCGTTGAACGCATTAGTTCGGTGAGTAAGACAGGAATTGCAAATATCACGATTGAATTTGAATTAGATCGCAACATTGATGTGGCTTTGCAAGAGGTCCAAACCAAAGTGGCCCAGGCCCAACGGCTTTTGCCAGCTGCTGTGGATCCTCCGATTATTACTAAAACCAATCCTGACGATCAGCCGATCTTATGGTTGGCCTTAATGTATGAAAAAAATGATCCGTACTTTTTGATGACCTATGCAAAGGACTATCTGAAAGATCGCTTTACGATGGTTTCCGGTGTGGGCGATATTATTTTAGGTGGATACACGGACCCAGCGATGCGTGTTTGGGTCAATGCCGATAAGTTGAAGCGGAAAAATATAGCCGTGAATGATGTCATGGCATCGATCACAGCTCAACATACTGAGGTGCCCGGCGGCTTTATCCAAAATCCCAAAAATGCCTATAACGTTCGAACTCTGGGCGAGTTTAAAGACGCCAAGGGCTTTGATAATATGATTATCAATAAACGCGCCGGGATGGTGATCCAAGATCCGTTTAATACCATTCGGCTGAAAGACGTGGGGTTCGCCCAAGAATCCTTAGCGGAAGTGTATCGTATTTCTCGTTTTGACGGTGTGATGGCTTTGGGGCTGGGGATTAAAAAGCAAATTGGTTCTAATGCGGTGGCTGTAGCAAACGCCGTTAAAGAGCAGATGAAAACGATCCAAGACACATTGCCTGAGGGCATGAAACTGGGGATCAATTTTGACTCTTCCAGATACATCGAACAAAGTATTCACGAAATGATTAAGCATTTGATCTTGGCGGTTATTTTAACCTCGATCGTATGTTGGGTTTTCTTAGGCAGTTTTACAGCGACGCTGAATGTTTTGCTGGCCATTCCGACCTCCATCATGGGGGCTTTCATTGGTCTTTATTTTTTTGGTTTTACTTTAAATACTTTCACACTGTTGGGCTTAACGCTGGCGATTGGTATTGTCGTCGATGATGCCATCATGGTTCTGGAAAATATATTTAGGTACAATGAAAAAGGCTTAAGGCCGATTGAATCGGCCATCATCGGTGCACGAGAGATTACGTTTGCAGCACTCGCTGCCAGTATTGCAATCATCGCGATTTTCTTACCCGTAGCCTTTATGAAGGGGGTGATCGGGAAATTTTTCCTGCAATACGGGATCACAATTTCTTTTGCGGTGATGCTTTCATTGTTAGAGTCGTTGACGATTACACCCATGCGTTGTTCTTCATTCGTGCACACCGGGCATCGCACCACTCGCATCGGTAAAGCCTTTGAAACGTTCATGGAGAAATGGAAAGAGTTCTATTCAAAATCTTTGAATTGGACCTTGGCGCATCGTTGGCCGGTTCTTGGAATCTCCGTAGCATTCGTCGCTGTTTCTTTTGCAACGGTGGGTGGCTTAAATAAAGAAATGACGCCGACCCAAGATCAAAGCCTTTTCATTATGCGTTTGTTTTTACCAATCGGTACGTCGCTTGCTTCTTCGGATCAAAAAACGCGGGAAATCGAAAAATGGATGCGCTCTCAACCCGAAGTGAAGCACGTCTATGCAAGCGTGGGTGGTTTAGGTTCAGGTGGTGGCAGTGATGCGAACACGGGGATGATGTTTATCACCTTGAAAGATAAAGGCGAGCGGGGCACCAACAAGGAACTGGGTCGAGAAGTTTCCCAGCAAGAGTTTATGTCCTATGCCCGCAAAGAACTTGCTAAAAATGTCAAAGGCGTTCAGGTCTTTATGATGGACCCTTCCAGTCGTGGTTTTTCCACAGGGAAAGGTTATCCTATCGAATTTATCTTGCAGGGCCCGGATTGGGCAAAACTGGAAGAGATTAATAATAAATTTAAAGAAGACATGAAAAAATCGGGCCTGATGGTCGACGTTGACTCTGATTACTTGGCAGGTATGCCAGAAATCCAAGTCACGCCTTCACGGGACCGCGCGGCCCGCCGGGGCGTAAGTGCGGAAGATATCGGGGTCACCGTCCAAGCCATGATCGGTGGTGTAAAGAATGGTCAATACACTAAAGACGGACATCGTTATGACGTTTACGTGCAATTGCAAAAATCCAAAGACCCCCGGGACGAGTTTTCAAAACTCTTAATTGCCAATGATAGAAATAATTTGATCCCGATTTCCCAGGTCGCAGATATTGAACAAAGGTCAAGCCTGCAACAGGTGACGCGCGTGAATCGCCAACGGGCTATCACGATGTATGCAAACTTAGCCTCGGGGGCATCTCAACAAAAAGCTCTGGATTTTGTTTTTGCAAAAGCCAAAGAATTACCTGAGGGCTATAGTATCGCGCAATCCGGTGCTGCAAAAACCTTTCGGGAGTCCTTCGATAGTTTATTGTTTGCCTTGGCCTTAGGGATCATCGTGGCCTATATGGTCTTAGCCAGTCAGTTTAATTCGTTCTTAGATCCGATTACGATCTTGATGGCCTTGCCGTTTAGTTTTTCGGGGGCCTTTTTTGCCCTAAGCCTGACCGGGCAAACCATCAATATGTATTCGATGATTGGTATTTTGCTGCTGATGGGAATCGTGAAAAAGAATTCCATTCTGCTTATCGACTTTACCAACTCTGTTCGCGATCGAGGTCATAACATCACCGCCGAAGGTGCTTTGAAGGAAGCGTGCCCGGTTCGCTTACGTCCCATTATCATGACAAGTGTCGCAACAATCACGGCGGCTTTACCCTCAGCCTTGGCAAGTGGTGCGGGTTCGGAAACAT is a window of Bdellovibrio sp. SKB1291214 DNA encoding:
- a CDS encoding heavy metal translocating P-type ATPase; amino-acid sequence: MTAIIANFARLPDNNLKHMLGAVHMELDRQLNCKYCQSPSDGAEYCCEACKVLDTQVGPLNLAEANPFAYLDEPQFKALYKQDESKDYDYLIFAEGMHCSSCVHLLEKLPEFCPGILEARANFGQSTIAVKLSKDASLAKAVQSIAELGYTPKILSPEDNIQEKYKEENRTFLKRIAVAGFCAGNIMLFTIPIYAGLEGSWAHVFNAVGLALFLPILFYSAIPFYQGSVNALKFRMMNVDLPITIAMLSGFVFSTWNFIQKQDGIYYDSTASFLFLILSARYLLKRVQQNYLAPARMQTYFKDQTYERIEDSHTSLVPWNQIKMGDRILLKQGQTLPTDCELLSEQATVDLSLFNGESLPQVYSAGMTLLGGTQLLSESVTVRAVSHFEQSQIGKLFTDLDQKSYQKSDFVSLTDRLSQRLIAVVFGLAAVFAILYSFVNPFEAFQRALALIVVACPCALAFGSPLTLGLAVKKAQRLGILMKSANTFEKILNLKNVFFDKTGTLTEGNLTLVKSTPEALPVSVQQIVLALEAHSHHPVAFAIRKAWSHLPAAKNVSDVQEILGQGVRGYVGHDLYEVFPYNTALPGSQIAIEVLKNHRSLCQIFFADRMREDSEQIVKQLQARGLHTFLISGDKTFRAKDAAQRCNIPLQNAYGDLTPQAKFELIKNYSNTCMIGDGANDSLSLQNATVGIAVKGSVDLSLQHADIYFTRGGLQPLMDLFALTEKTRNVLARTLTVSLVYNCLGGAAALLGFINPMMAAILMPISSVLIVLTSLWGMR
- a CDS encoding 3D domain-containing protein, translated to MKLLRVFALIGVMGSMALTACGGADQFTAYNTQGDDNSPAAFSNQSIQDEGTDLWALPTQKATVGKPENFPTPAHPPTVVEEGDPTSAQVSTLPTQPATVDPNAETPATPTHGQVSEDQIAKDRPASKDVQGTSSLKPTVYFFPVFDEDKKTCSDSEKVTLHGQGGKALIRVCKKNSLACGLQGSCTIKQKGKIRMLNILARIKGQNRYFEINREECKYGYGVSSVCLDPFHTLAADLSVYKLGEVIYIPSVIGLILPDGSLHDGYFIIRDKGAGINGRGRFDFYSGFVPWYEKTNPFNRIGLADKNTAVPYLRITGAKAAEIKARRAFPRIPADNQPLKPANN
- the ybaK gene encoding Cys-tRNA(Pro) deacylase, encoding MSHQEKPPMTMALRELEKHGVELTYHLFTYLEKGGTAHSSKEMGVEEHAVIKTLIMEDENKEPLVVLMHGDMQVSTKNLARTLGKKSITPCKPEVADRHTGYQVGGTSPFGTKKKMPIYMEETILALPKIYINGGKRGFLVGLSPQEVQKILSPTLVTVGIPG
- a CDS encoding monovalent cation:proton antiporter-2 (CPA2) family protein, producing the protein MLEHAHLLQALAFLGSSVILVPIFQKLGLGSILGYLAAGILIGPQGAHLIVDVKAAQNLAEFGVVFLLFLIGLELQPKKLLAMKRTLVGFGGLQMLVCTLALGVLVKSLGASWNSAWVAGFALSLSSTAFALQAMSERKVLNTEFGRSSFAILLMQDVLAIPALAIIPTLGLVQATTQGEVNWLGALGIFLGLLIFNYTLMGPFLRQVAALRSRELFTGVTLTIVIGVAYLMEHMGISMALGAFLAGVLLSESEYRHELEADLEPFKGLLMGLFFISVGMSVNLALIMKNPMFVIFATLMYMMVKAIMLYGVGRVLKLNTAASRNMAAYLAQGGEFAFVIFGVGQTSNVLTPELSDTLTLIVTLSMILSPFVILANARIEAWMATHKPKQEWDSFEGADDNDIIIAGFGRFGQIFGRILRAQEIKFTAIDHDPEQIELLRKFGNKVYYGDASRHEIMAAAGAGKAKFLIIAVDDVDTSKQLAKMAKEHYPNLKIYVRARNRAHVFDLLDIGIEMSHIRRETLESSLLLTKELLVDLGFPSERARAVIERFHRHDELMLAEQYKVRHDQKLFLDTARQGVQQLSEVLREDQIRTYIDAKDLKKEEITTSTEPRV
- a CDS encoding S1 family peptidase, which produces METMKLLVSGVLAAATLSACAPNNNNGTVNADNNAQIIGGEEVKTGSRVMRATVGLYDTKVGALCSGTLIADNIVLTAAHCVGPNPKAMMVFFTGNVEKAKKDQVRIVDAAIVNKDYDSKRSQNAGDIALIRFAGTAPASYTPAKILKNSGSLREGTTTVVAGYGLNRSWVVKSGAGVLRTTTLTIANPDFTATETSLNNTWKRGVCSGDSGGPAYLDVNGELQVWGVASKSDALPSRLTPDCFLMSIYTRADIYAKWIADNMADLKAK
- a CDS encoding efflux RND transporter permease subunit — translated: MRISDVSIRNAVFSWMLFGAFIIFGAISFFRLGVSQLPDVDFPVVNVSITLLGAAPEIMETSVVDPVEDALSSVEGVERISSVSKTGIANITIEFELDRNIDVALQEVQTKVAQAQRLLPAAVDPPIITKTNPDDQPILWLALMYEKNDPYFLMTYAKDYLKDRFTMVSGVGDIILGGYTDPAMRVWVNADKLKRKNIAVNDVMASITAQHTEVPGGFIQNPKNAYNVRTLGEFKDAKGFDNMIINKRAGMVIQDPFNTIRLKDVGFAQESLAEVYRISRFDGVMALGLGIKKQIGSNAVAVANAVKEQMKTIQDTLPEGMKLGINFDSSRYIEQSIHEMIKHLILAVILTSIVCWVFLGSFTATLNVLLAIPTSIMGAFIGLYFFGFTLNTFTLLGLTLAIGIVVDDAIMVLENIFRYNEKGLRPIESAIIGAREITFAALAASIAIIAIFLPVAFMKGVIGKFFLQYGITISFAVMLSLLESLTITPMRCSSFVHTGHRTTRIGKAFETFMEKWKEFYSKSLNWTLAHRWPVLGISVAFVAVSFATVGGLNKEMTPTQDQSLFIMRLFLPIGTSLASSDQKTREIEKWMRSQPEVKHVYASVGGLGSGGGSDANTGMMFITLKDKGERGTNKELGREVSQQEFMSYARKELAKNVKGVQVFMMDPSSRGFSTGKGYPIEFILQGPDWAKLEEINNKFKEDMKKSGLMVDVDSDYLAGMPEIQVTPSRDRAARRGVSAEDIGVTVQAMIGGVKNGQYTKDGHRYDVYVQLQKSKDPRDEFSKLLIANDRNNLIPISQVADIEQRSSLQQVTRVNRQRAITMYANLASGASQQKALDFVFAKAKELPEGYSIAQSGAAKTFRESFDSLLFALALGIIVAYMVLASQFNSFLDPITILMALPFSFSGAFFALSLTGQTINMYSMIGILLLMGIVKKNSILLIDFTNSVRDRGHNITAEGALKEACPVRLRPIIMTSVATITAALPSALASGAGSETFKPMAITLIGGVLVSTMLTLYVVPVVYSLSDRFRRRDRRQEDVREAFLQVGEATSITPEGVPVLNNGEGPQPTKPEQSLQVKSDEYFKQEQQMPEIEQNVDVQPVADEKRVADDKNIPSDSNQDIRDRAREARRQARAQRREAKGSMISQKPHRDRDRDRDI